From one Streptomyces sp. Q6 genomic stretch:
- a CDS encoding DUF4229 domain-containing protein, giving the protein MARYTLMRLGIFVGCFLVVWGLVATGIVPRGLGGSNYLWIALLALVVSAPLSFVLLRKERDRASEKIVARVDRAKANMAASRSMEDEADDAARSRAHTQGA; this is encoded by the coding sequence ATGGCCCGCTACACGCTGATGCGCCTCGGAATCTTCGTGGGCTGCTTCCTCGTCGTCTGGGGACTCGTCGCCACGGGCATCGTGCCCCGGGGCCTCGGCGGTTCCAACTACCTCTGGATCGCGCTGCTCGCCCTGGTGGTCTCCGCGCCGCTCAGCTTCGTCCTGCTCCGCAAGGAGCGCGACCGGGCCTCCGAGAAGATCGTCGCCCGCGTCGACCGCGCGAAGGCCAACATGGCCGCCAGCCGCTCCATGGAGGACGAGGCGGACGACGCCGCCCGCTCCCGCGCGCACACGCAGGGCGCGTAG
- a CDS encoding menaquinone biosynthesis decarboxylase: MAYDDLRSLLRALEREGDLKRIKAEVDPYLEVGEIVDRVNKAGGPALLFENVKGSAMPLAMNVYGTDRRLLKALGLKSYSDISDKIGGLLKPELPQGFVGMREAFGKLGSMVHVPPKKVKSDAAPVQEVVLRGDDVDLDKLPALFTWPEDGGSFFNLGLTHTKDPESGVRNLGLYRLQRHDKRTIGMHWQIHKDSRNHYQVAAKRGEKLPVAIAFGCPPAVTYASTAPLPGDIDEYLLAGFIQGKRVEMVDCKTVPLQVPAQAEVVIEGWLEPGEMLPEGPFGDHTGFYTPQEPFPALTIDCVTMRKRPLLQSIVVGRPPTEDGPLGRATERFFLPLLKVIVPDIVDYHLPESGGFHNCAIVSIDKKYPKHAQKVMSAIWGAHMMSLTKLIVVVDSDCDVHDLHEVSWRALGNTDYARDLMITEGPVDHLDHASYQQFWGGKAGIDATRKWPEEGYTRDGGWPEMVVSDPRTASLVDRRWKEYGL, translated from the coding sequence ATGGCTTACGACGATCTTCGCTCCCTGCTCCGGGCGCTGGAGCGCGAGGGCGACCTGAAGCGCATCAAGGCCGAAGTCGACCCCTACCTGGAGGTCGGTGAGATCGTCGACCGGGTGAACAAGGCAGGCGGCCCGGCCCTTCTCTTCGAGAACGTGAAGGGCTCGGCGATGCCCCTCGCGATGAACGTGTACGGCACCGACCGCAGGCTCCTCAAGGCCCTCGGCCTGAAGTCGTACAGCGACATCAGCGACAAGATCGGCGGTCTGCTGAAGCCCGAGCTGCCGCAGGGCTTCGTCGGGATGCGCGAGGCGTTCGGCAAGCTCGGCTCGATGGTGCACGTGCCGCCGAAGAAGGTGAAGTCCGACGCGGCCCCCGTGCAGGAGGTCGTGCTGCGCGGCGACGACGTCGACCTGGACAAGCTCCCGGCCCTGTTCACGTGGCCCGAGGACGGCGGCTCCTTCTTCAACCTGGGCCTCACCCACACCAAGGACCCCGAGTCCGGCGTCCGCAACCTGGGCCTCTACCGCCTCCAGCGCCACGACAAGCGCACCATCGGCATGCACTGGCAGATCCACAAGGACAGCCGCAACCACTACCAGGTGGCCGCCAAGCGGGGCGAGAAGCTGCCGGTAGCGATCGCCTTCGGCTGCCCGCCGGCCGTGACGTACGCGTCGACGGCGCCGCTGCCCGGTGACATCGACGAGTACCTGCTCGCCGGGTTCATCCAGGGCAAGCGCGTCGAGATGGTCGACTGCAAGACCGTCCCGTTGCAGGTCCCGGCGCAGGCCGAGGTCGTCATCGAGGGCTGGCTGGAGCCGGGCGAGATGCTCCCCGAGGGCCCCTTCGGCGACCACACGGGCTTCTACACCCCGCAGGAACCCTTCCCGGCGCTCACCATCGACTGCGTGACGATGCGCAAGCGCCCGCTGCTCCAGTCGATCGTGGTCGGCAGGCCCCCGACGGAGGACGGCCCGCTGGGCCGTGCCACGGAGCGCTTCTTCCTCCCCCTCCTCAAGGTGATCGTCCCGGACATCGTGGACTACCACCTCCCCGAGTCGGGCGGCTTCCACAACTGCGCGATCGTCTCGATCGACAAGAAGTACCCGAAGCACGCCCAGAAGGTGATGTCCGCGATTTGGGGCGCGCACATGATGTCGCTGACGAAGCTCATCGTCGTCGTCGACTCCGATTGCGACGTGCACGATCTTCATGAAGTCTCGTGGCGCGCGCTCGGCAACACGGACTACGCCCGCGACCTGATGATCACCGAAGGCCCTGTCGACCACCTCGACCACGCCTCCTACCAGCAGTTCTGGGGCGGCAAGGCCGGTATCGACGCGACGAGGAAGTGGCCCGAGGAGGGCTATACGCGGGACGGGGGCTGGCCCGAGATGGTCGTCTCCGATCCCCGGACGGCGTCCCTCGTGGACCGCCGCTGGAAGGAGTACGGACTCTAG
- a CDS encoding purine-cytosine permease family protein — MSRPTHPSAPAPDVVTGPERLIAVEEHGADPVPHDKRHGSPRQLLWTWASPQVGFATVFIGVLSVSAFGLSFWQAVAALVLGAGLGSLAHGLLSTDGPRFGVPQMVIGRLSFGYRGNALPSAVNAFVAGVGWFAVNTVGGAFALNSLTGLAPLPSLLILVVLEIVIGYVGHDLVHRFEKYAFPVLGVIFLLAGVWIFKGAELQGSGSGGGFGGFMLAFSAVFGFTAGWNPCAADYARYLPADTSRRATAWYAGLGLFVSVAVVSVIGAASATLAAPADASPTDAFTGQLPGWLGNLTLVAIILGAMAAATLNVYSAAVSISSLDLTLPRWMNRAALVALVGAIGTAAGWASLADAGHAFENFLLVIAYWIAPWLGVVLMEHWLRALPDDALAARLQDRAFGNPAGLIALLVGVAVSVPLFSNQAVFVGWVPSTWPAVGDLTCPVGFVLGALLYAVLRRRDTTDSLR, encoded by the coding sequence ATGTCCAGACCCACGCACCCTTCCGCGCCCGCCCCCGACGTCGTCACGGGACCCGAGAGACTGATCGCCGTCGAGGAGCACGGCGCGGACCCGGTCCCGCACGACAAGCGGCACGGCAGCCCCCGTCAGCTCCTGTGGACCTGGGCCTCCCCGCAGGTCGGCTTCGCCACCGTGTTCATCGGGGTGCTGTCCGTCTCCGCGTTCGGCCTGAGCTTCTGGCAGGCGGTCGCCGCGCTGGTGCTCGGCGCGGGCCTCGGCTCGCTGGCCCACGGTCTGCTGTCCACGGACGGGCCGCGGTTCGGCGTCCCGCAGATGGTGATCGGCCGGCTCTCGTTCGGCTACCGGGGCAACGCCCTGCCGTCCGCGGTCAACGCCTTCGTCGCCGGTGTCGGCTGGTTCGCCGTGAACACGGTCGGCGGCGCCTTCGCGCTCAACTCGCTGACCGGGCTCGCGCCGCTGCCGAGCCTGCTGATCCTGGTGGTCCTGGAGATCGTCATCGGGTACGTGGGGCACGATCTGGTGCACCGCTTCGAGAAGTACGCGTTCCCCGTCCTCGGCGTGATCTTCCTGCTCGCCGGGGTGTGGATCTTCAAGGGGGCCGAGCTCCAGGGCTCGGGCTCCGGCGGCGGCTTCGGCGGGTTCATGCTCGCCTTCAGCGCCGTCTTCGGCTTCACCGCGGGCTGGAACCCGTGCGCCGCCGACTACGCCCGCTACCTCCCCGCCGACACCTCGCGCCGCGCCACCGCCTGGTACGCCGGGCTCGGCCTGTTCGTCTCCGTCGCCGTCGTCTCGGTGATCGGCGCGGCCTCCGCCACGCTCGCCGCGCCCGCCGACGCCTCGCCCACCGACGCGTTCACCGGTCAGCTCCCGGGCTGGCTCGGCAACCTCACGCTCGTCGCGATCATCCTGGGCGCGATGGCCGCGGCCACCCTGAACGTCTACTCGGCGGCCGTCTCCATCTCCTCCCTCGACCTGACGCTGCCGCGCTGGATGAACCGCGCGGCCCTCGTCGCCCTCGTCGGCGCCATCGGCACCGCCGCCGGCTGGGCCTCGCTCGCCGACGCGGGCCACGCCTTCGAGAACTTCCTGCTCGTCATCGCGTACTGGATCGCGCCCTGGCTCGGGGTCGTCCTCATGGAGCACTGGCTGCGCGCCCTGCCCGACGACGCCCTCGCCGCGCGGCTCCAGGACCGCGCGTTCGGCAATCCGGCCGGTCTGATCGCGCTGCTCGTCGGCGTCGCCGTGTCGGTGCCCCTCTTCTCCAACCAGGCCGTGTTCGTCGGCTGGGTGCCCAGCACCTGGCCGGCCGTCGGCGACCTGACCTGCCCGGTCGGCTTCGTGCTCGGCGCGCTTCTGTACGCCGTGCTGCGCCGCCGCGACACCACCGACTCCCTTCGCTAG
- the mqnP gene encoding menaquinone biosynthesis prenyltransferase MqnP: MSSASAALPQQPGRTKAFLRLVMIEHSVFALPFAYIASLTAMFELDKNIHWGRLLLVTICMVGLRTFAMAANRIIDREIDARNPRTAHRELVTGAVSVKSAWTGALIALVVFLASAALLNPLCLALAPIAVIPMVVYPYGKRFTNFPQAILGLAQAMGPIGAWIAITGEWSWTAVILGLAVGIWIGGFDLIYACQDVETDREVGVKSVPARFGIPGAIWGARVCHFLTTALFVWYALATDAGTFFWVGLVIVAGAFLYEHSIVKPHDLSRLNRAFFQVNGFIGIALFVCALLDLLVRGLTV, encoded by the coding sequence GTGAGCTCAGCATCCGCGGCGCTCCCGCAGCAGCCGGGCCGCACCAAGGCGTTCCTGCGCCTGGTCATGATCGAGCACTCGGTGTTCGCGCTGCCGTTCGCCTACATCGCCTCCCTGACGGCGATGTTCGAGCTGGACAAGAACATCCACTGGGGCCGGCTCCTGCTGGTCACCATCTGCATGGTGGGCCTGCGCACGTTCGCGATGGCGGCGAACCGGATCATCGACCGCGAGATCGACGCCCGTAACCCGCGCACCGCCCACCGCGAGCTGGTCACGGGCGCGGTCTCGGTGAAGTCGGCGTGGACGGGCGCGCTGATCGCGCTGGTCGTCTTCCTCGCCTCGGCGGCCCTCCTGAACCCGCTGTGCCTGGCGCTCGCGCCCATCGCGGTGATCCCGATGGTCGTCTACCCGTACGGCAAGCGGTTCACGAACTTCCCGCAGGCCATCCTCGGTCTCGCGCAGGCCATGGGCCCGATCGGCGCGTGGATCGCGATCACGGGGGAGTGGTCCTGGACCGCGGTGATCCTCGGCCTCGCGGTCGGCATCTGGATCGGCGGCTTCGACCTGATCTACGCGTGCCAGGACGTGGAGACCGACCGCGAGGTCGGCGTGAAGTCGGTCCCCGCCCGCTTCGGCATCCCCGGCGCGATCTGGGGCGCGCGGGTCTGCCACTTCCTCACGACGGCGCTCTTCGTCTGGTACGCGCTGGCGACGGATGCCGGAACGTTCTTCTGGGTCGGTCTCGTCATCGTCGCGGGTGCGTTCCTCTACGAGCACTCGATCGTCAAGCCGCACGACCTGTCCCGTCTGAACCGCGCCTTCTTCCAGGTCAACGGCTTCATCGGGATCGCGCTGTTCGTGTGCGCGCTGCTCGATCTGCTGGTGCGCGGCCTGACGGTGTAG
- a CDS encoding TetR/AcrR family transcriptional regulator has translation MTDAAVRVFGERGYRAASMDEIADLAGVSKPLVYLYLNSKEDLFTACIRREAAALVAAVRAGVRADAPADRQLWEGLTAFFSHTAEHPDGWAVLHSHARTGGEPFVAEVGAMRDEIVSFVTTLIAAAAREAHGDPELAEREVAGLAQALVGAAEALAGWANADPSVSAKEAATTMMNFAWSGLGSLMDGQRWSDRRP, from the coding sequence ATGACGGACGCCGCGGTACGGGTGTTCGGCGAGCGCGGCTACCGGGCCGCCTCGATGGACGAGATCGCGGACCTCGCCGGAGTCTCCAAGCCGCTGGTGTATCTGTACCTGAACTCGAAGGAAGACCTCTTCACCGCCTGCATCCGGCGCGAGGCGGCCGCGCTCGTCGCCGCCGTACGGGCGGGCGTCCGCGCCGACGCCCCGGCCGACCGGCAGCTGTGGGAGGGGCTCACGGCCTTCTTCTCGCACACCGCCGAACACCCCGACGGATGGGCCGTCCTGCACAGCCACGCGCGCACGGGCGGTGAGCCGTTCGTCGCCGAGGTCGGGGCGATGCGGGACGAGATCGTGTCGTTCGTGACGACGCTGATCGCGGCGGCCGCGCGGGAGGCGCACGGCGATCCCGAACTCGCCGAGCGCGAGGTCGCGGGCCTGGCGCAGGCACTCGTCGGCGCGGCGGAGGCCCTCGCGGGCTGGGCCAACGCCGACCCGTCCGTCTCCGCGAAGGAGGCCGCCACGACGATGATGAACTTCGCGTGGTCCGGGCTCGGCAGCCTGATGGACGGACAGCGCTGGTCGGACCGGCGCCCTTGA
- a CDS encoding MaoC family dehydratase — protein MTATRTVSLPSVPSLGPAMIRGAVLSPLKRPREAAAWDGARLHVGDLRIRDRHLAAYERVCGFPTGRPELPVSYPHLLGFPLAMRLMAARSFPLPLLGLVHTSIGITQHHDLSPTQAYELAVVVTGLRPHRRGTEAVVVTELLDGGAPAWRSTSTYLSRHRTRTPAAPETPGTPEPLPALAEWRLGADLGRRYAAVSGDRNPIHLHPLTARLFGFPRAIAHGMWTVARCLAEFGARGPVDVTARFRAPVLLPGAVTYAARGTAFELRSAKDGRTHVSGEVRPLGSPD, from the coding sequence ATGACCGCGACGCGCACCGTCAGCCTCCCGTCCGTGCCCTCCCTCGGCCCCGCGATGATCCGCGGAGCCGTGCTCTCCCCGCTCAAGAGGCCGCGGGAGGCCGCCGCCTGGGACGGCGCCCGGCTCCACGTCGGCGACCTGCGGATACGCGACCGCCACCTCGCCGCCTACGAGCGGGTCTGCGGCTTCCCGACCGGCCGGCCCGAACTGCCGGTCAGCTACCCGCACCTCCTCGGGTTCCCGCTGGCCATGCGGCTGATGGCGGCCCGCAGCTTCCCGCTGCCGCTGCTCGGCCTCGTCCACACGTCGATCGGGATCACGCAGCACCACGACCTCTCCCCGACACAGGCGTACGAACTCGCCGTCGTCGTCACCGGGTTGAGGCCCCACCGGCGCGGTACCGAGGCCGTCGTCGTCACCGAGCTCCTCGACGGCGGCGCTCCCGCCTGGCGGTCGACCAGTACGTACCTCTCCCGGCACCGGACGCGGACGCCCGCCGCCCCCGAGACTCCCGGCACCCCCGAACCGCTGCCCGCGCTCGCCGAGTGGCGCCTCGGCGCCGACCTGGGACGCCGCTACGCCGCCGTGTCCGGCGACCGGAACCCCATCCACCTGCACCCGCTGACGGCCCGCCTCTTCGGCTTCCCGCGCGCGATCGCCCACGGCATGTGGACGGTGGCCCGCTGCCTCGCGGAGTTCGGCGCGCGGGGGCCCGTCGACGTCACGGCGCGGTTCAGGGCGCCGGTGCTGCTGCCGGGTGCGGTGACGTACGCGGCGCGCGGCACGGCCTTCGAGCTGCGGTCGGCGAAGGACGGCCGCACACACGTGAGCGGCGAGGTGCGGCCCCTGGGATCGCCGGACTGA
- a CDS encoding rhomboid family intramembrane serine protease → MTDKAIHTDQWTARDRALAAGKLMVGWVALLWALEALDVASGHALDRFGIQPRDPAELADVVPAAFIHFGFAHVAANSIPLLVLGFVAALSGIRRFLLAATLIVVADGLGVWLVAPDHTNTAGASGLIFGLFGFVVLSGFVERRPLGIVVGLLIAAYWGTTFLAGLSPTNEGVSWQGHLIGLAAGVATAFVVARRRRPRLPAA, encoded by the coding sequence ATGACGGACAAGGCGATACACACGGACCAGTGGACGGCGCGGGATCGCGCGCTGGCCGCCGGGAAACTCATGGTGGGCTGGGTGGCCCTGCTGTGGGCCCTCGAAGCGCTCGACGTGGCGTCGGGCCACGCCCTCGACCGCTTCGGCATCCAGCCGCGCGATCCGGCCGAATTGGCCGACGTCGTCCCGGCGGCCTTCATCCACTTCGGCTTCGCGCATGTCGCGGCGAACTCGATCCCGCTGCTGGTCCTCGGCTTCGTCGCCGCGCTCTCCGGCATCCGCCGCTTCCTGCTGGCCGCCACGCTGATCGTCGTCGCGGACGGACTCGGCGTCTGGCTCGTCGCCCCGGACCACACGAACACGGCGGGCGCGTCGGGCCTGATCTTCGGCCTGTTCGGCTTCGTCGTGCTGTCCGGCTTCGTGGAGCGCCGCCCGCTCGGCATCGTCGTCGGCCTGCTGATAGCGGCCTACTGGGGCACGACGTTCCTGGCGGGCCTCTCCCCGACGAACGAGGGCGTCAGCTGGCAGGGCCATCTGATCGGCCTCGCGGCGGGGGTGGCCACGGCCTTCGTCGTCGCGCGGCGGCGACGCCCCCGACTTCCGGCGGCCTGA
- the mqnE gene encoding aminofutalosine synthase MqnE translates to MDAGLKRELEQKVRDGERLSREDGIALYESDDLAWLGGLAHEVRTRKNGDVVHFNVNRHLNMTNVCTASCAYCSFQRKPGEKDAYTMRIEEAVKLAKAMESENLTELHIVNGLHPNLPWRYYPRSLKALKEALPNVGLKAFTATEIHHFEKISGLSASDILDELIEAGLESLTGGGAEIFDWEIRQHIVDHDTHWEDWSRIHRLAHQKGLKTPSTMLYGHIEEPRHRVDHVLRLRELQDETGGFQVFIPLRYQHDFVDMKDGKVRNRLQARTTMATGAEALKTFAVSRLLFDNVPHVKCFWVMHGLHTTQLALQHGADDMDGSVVEYKITHDADNYGTPNKLTREDLLDLIRDAGFRPVERNTRYEIIREYEGADPARRDSPQPMRI, encoded by the coding sequence ATGGACGCAGGGCTCAAGCGCGAGCTGGAGCAGAAGGTCAGGGACGGCGAGCGGCTGTCCCGCGAGGACGGCATCGCGCTCTACGAGTCGGACGACCTGGCCTGGCTCGGCGGCCTCGCGCACGAGGTGCGGACGCGCAAGAACGGTGACGTCGTCCACTTCAACGTCAACCGCCACCTCAACATGACGAACGTCTGCACCGCCTCGTGCGCCTACTGCTCGTTCCAGCGCAAGCCGGGCGAGAAGGACGCGTACACGATGCGCATCGAGGAGGCCGTGAAGCTGGCCAAGGCGATGGAGTCGGAGAACCTGACCGAGCTGCACATCGTCAACGGCCTGCACCCGAACCTTCCGTGGCGCTACTACCCGCGCTCCCTGAAGGCCCTCAAGGAGGCCCTGCCGAACGTCGGCCTGAAGGCGTTCACGGCCACCGAGATCCACCACTTCGAGAAGATCTCGGGGCTGTCCGCCTCCGACATCCTCGACGAGCTGATCGAGGCCGGTCTGGAGTCGCTGACCGGCGGCGGTGCCGAGATCTTCGACTGGGAGATCCGGCAGCACATCGTCGACCACGACACCCACTGGGAGGACTGGTCGCGGATCCACCGGCTGGCCCACCAGAAGGGCCTCAAGACGCCGTCGACCATGCTCTACGGCCACATCGAGGAGCCCCGCCACCGCGTGGACCACGTGCTGCGGCTGCGCGAGCTCCAGGACGAGACCGGCGGCTTCCAGGTCTTCATCCCGCTGCGCTACCAGCACGACTTCGTGGACATGAAGGACGGGAAGGTGCGCAACCGCCTCCAGGCCCGTACGACCATGGCCACCGGCGCCGAGGCGCTGAAGACCTTCGCGGTCTCGCGCCTGCTGTTCGACAACGTCCCGCACGTGAAGTGCTTCTGGGTCATGCACGGCCTGCACACCACGCAGCTCGCGCTCCAGCACGGCGCCGACGACATGGACGGCTCGGTCGTCGAGTACAAGATCACGCACGACGCGGACAACTACGGGACGCCGAACAAGCTGACCCGTGAGGACCTGCTCGACCTGATCCGCGACGCCGGCTTCCGGCCCGTCGAGCGCAACACGCGCTACGAGATCATCCGCGAGTACGAGGGTGCCGACCCGGCCCGCCGGGACTCGCCGCAGCCGATGCGGATCTGA
- a CDS encoding Lrp/AsnC family transcriptional regulator, which yields MDAVDRQLIQALRENGRASYAELGRLVGLSGPSVTDRINRLEAAGVITGYRATVDSASLGLGVIALIGISLSDAADHEDVAHRLKDLHEIEDCWFIAGDDSYMLKVRASDVDGLEKTIRRLSGTKGVSRTRTTIVLSTKWENRVGELPEEV from the coding sequence ATGGACGCCGTGGACAGGCAGCTCATCCAGGCCCTGCGCGAGAACGGCCGCGCCTCCTATGCCGAGTTGGGCCGTCTCGTCGGCCTGTCGGGGCCGAGCGTCACGGACCGCATCAACCGCCTGGAGGCGGCCGGCGTCATCACCGGCTACCGGGCCACCGTCGACTCGGCCTCGCTGGGACTGGGCGTCATCGCCCTCATCGGCATCTCGCTCTCCGACGCCGCCGACCACGAGGACGTCGCGCACCGCCTGAAGGACCTGCACGAGATCGAGGACTGCTGGTTCATCGCGGGCGACGACTCGTACATGCTCAAGGTGCGCGCCAGCGACGTGGACGGTCTGGAGAAGACGATCCGCCGCCTCAGCGGCACGAAGGGCGTGTCCCGCACCCGGACGACCATCGTGCTGTCCACCAAGTGGGAGAACCGGGTCGGGGAGCTTCCCGAAGAGGTCTGA
- a CDS encoding dicarboxylate/amino acid:cation symporter, with protein MSANTPAADQKTGFRIPKIPFWAQVLLGLVVGLLLGYVARTADVSWLGTTLAKVGEIFVQLLKLAVAPLVFFAILVSITNLRKVDNAARLAGRTLLWFMITSLIAVVIGLAIGLLTNPGNGTTLSAADAAKPETQGSWIDFLTGIIPTDIITPFTELNVLQIVFMAVVAGIAILKVGEKAAPVLTLSESILELLQKALWWVIKLSPIGSAGLIGNAIVQYGWDLIGKYATFTADIYVGCALVLFGVYPLLLSTVAKLNPIQFFKGAWPAIQLAFVSRSSVGTMPVTQQSAIRLGVPKDYASFAVPFGATTKMDGCAAIYPAIAAIFVANFFDVDMGVKEYLLIAFVSVIGSAATAGLTGATVMLTLTLSTLGLPLEGVGLLLAIDPILDMMRTATNVAGQALVPVIVAAREKILDHDKYNQVTASPVDEPQQQVAVAA; from the coding sequence GTGTCCGCGAACACCCCCGCAGCCGATCAGAAGACCGGCTTCCGCATACCGAAGATCCCGTTCTGGGCCCAGGTGCTGCTCGGCCTCGTCGTCGGTCTGCTCCTCGGCTACGTCGCCCGTACCGCCGACGTGTCCTGGCTCGGCACGACCCTGGCGAAGGTCGGCGAGATCTTCGTCCAGCTCCTGAAGCTGGCCGTCGCCCCGCTCGTCTTCTTCGCGATCCTCGTGTCGATCACCAACCTGAGGAAGGTCGACAACGCCGCCCGGCTCGCCGGCCGCACGCTCCTCTGGTTCATGATCACGTCGCTGATCGCGGTCGTCATCGGCCTCGCCATCGGCCTGCTGACCAACCCCGGCAACGGCACGACGCTCTCGGCCGCCGACGCCGCGAAGCCCGAGACCCAGGGCTCCTGGATCGACTTCCTCACCGGCATCATCCCGACCGACATCATCACGCCGTTCACCGAGCTGAACGTGCTGCAGATCGTCTTCATGGCCGTCGTCGCCGGTATCGCGATCCTGAAGGTCGGCGAGAAGGCCGCCCCGGTCCTCACCCTCTCCGAGTCGATCCTCGAGCTGCTCCAGAAGGCCCTGTGGTGGGTCATCAAGCTCTCCCCGATCGGCTCCGCCGGCCTCATCGGCAACGCGATCGTCCAGTACGGCTGGGACCTGATCGGCAAGTACGCGACCTTCACCGCCGACATCTACGTCGGCTGCGCCCTGGTCCTGTTCGGCGTCTACCCGCTGCTGCTCTCCACGGTGGCCAAGCTGAACCCGATCCAGTTCTTCAAGGGCGCCTGGCCCGCCATCCAGCTGGCGTTCGTCTCCCGCTCCTCGGTCGGCACCATGCCGGTCACCCAGCAGTCCGCGATCCGGCTCGGTGTCCCGAAGGACTACGCCTCGTTCGCCGTGCCGTTCGGCGCGACCACGAAGATGGACGGCTGCGCCGCGATCTACCCGGCGATCGCCGCGATCTTCGTCGCGAACTTCTTCGACGTCGACATGGGCGTCAAGGAGTACCTGCTCATCGCGTTCGTCTCGGTGATCGGCTCCGCCGCCACCGCCGGTCTCACCGGCGCGACGGTCATGCTCACCCTGACCCTCTCCACGCTGGGCCTCCCGCTGGAGGGCGTGGGTCTGCTCCTCGCGATCGACCCGATCCTGGACATGATGCGCACCGCGACGAACGTCGCCGGCCAGGCGCTCGTCCCCGTGATCGTCGCCGCCCGCGAGAAGATCCTCGACCACGACAAGTACAACCAGGTCACCGCGTCTCCCGTCGACGAGCCGCAGCAGCAGGTGGCGGTCGCCGCCTGA
- a CDS encoding PLD nuclease N-terminal domain-containing protein has translation MLRYLPFLLVLALWIYAFIDCLNTPEEEVRGLPKVVWVIIILLFGEVLVGPIAWLAAGKRRHAPAGGSTPSEWHRNHRAPFVAPDDNPEFLQSLKEENKKDETLLKDWEADLRRREEELKRREREQGKD, from the coding sequence GTGCTGAGGTATCTGCCGTTCCTGTTGGTCCTGGCGTTGTGGATCTACGCCTTCATCGACTGCCTCAACACCCCGGAGGAGGAGGTGCGCGGGCTGCCCAAGGTGGTCTGGGTCATCATCATCCTGCTCTTCGGCGAGGTCCTGGTCGGGCCGATCGCGTGGCTCGCGGCCGGGAAGCGGCGGCACGCCCCGGCCGGTGGCTCCACGCCCTCCGAGTGGCACCGCAACCACAGGGCGCCGTTCGTGGCGCCGGACGACAACCCGGAGTTCCTCCAGTCCCTGAAGGAAGAGAACAAGAAGGACGAGACGCTGCTCAAGGACTGGGAGGCGGATCTGCGCCGCCGCGAGGAGGAGCTCAAGCGGCGCGAGCGCGAGCAGGGCAAGGACTGA
- a CDS encoding UbiX family flavin prenyltransferase, translated as MEHVNPSSRRPWVVGVSGASGTPYAASVLRALIDAGEAVDLVVSRASRLTLLDETGISFRDAHWREDLGEWLARGADGKPGTFGGIDLSGVRYWAAGDLAAGPSSGSYPVKGMIIVPASTACVAGVALGLSKDLLQRVASVTLKERRRLVVAVRETPLNGQTLKHLVALDEAGAVVLPASPAFYAGATHIQDLVDFVAGRALDAAGVPHTLYRRWEGELGGGSREG; from the coding sequence GTGGAGCACGTCAACCCAAGCAGCCGCAGACCGTGGGTCGTCGGAGTGTCCGGCGCGTCCGGGACCCCGTACGCCGCTTCCGTGCTGCGCGCGCTGATCGACGCCGGTGAGGCCGTCGACCTGGTCGTGTCGCGGGCCTCGCGGCTCACGCTGCTCGACGAGACCGGCATCTCGTTCCGGGACGCGCACTGGCGCGAGGACCTGGGGGAGTGGCTGGCGCGCGGCGCGGACGGAAAGCCGGGCACGTTCGGCGGGATCGACCTGAGCGGCGTGCGGTACTGGGCCGCCGGTGATCTCGCGGCGGGCCCGTCCTCGGGCTCGTACCCGGTCAAAGGCATGATCATCGTGCCCGCTTCGACGGCGTGCGTGGCGGGTGTGGCCCTCGGCCTGTCGAAGGACCTGTTGCAGCGCGTGGCGAGCGTGACGCTCAAGGAGCGGCGCAGGCTGGTGGTCGCGGTGCGGGAGACGCCGCTCAACGGGCAGACGCTCAAGCACTTGGTGGCCCTGGACGAGGCGGGCGCGGTCGTGCTGCCCGCCTCGCCGGCGTTCTACGCGGGGGCGACGCACATCCAGGATCTGGTGGACTTCGTCGCGGGGCGGGCGCTGGACGCGGCAGGGGTGCCGCACACGCTGTACCGCCGTTGGGAGGGAGAGCTGGGGGGTGGCTCCCGGGAGGGTTAG